The region ATATAAACGGCCAGCCCCGCGGGAAAAAGGGGCAGGTCGCAGGCGAGCGCCAGGGCCCAGGGGGTGCGGCACTCCCTCAGGCCGGCAGCGAGGGCGGCCAGGGGGCCCACCCCGGGCACCTCACTGTCCACCACCCGGTAAGGGAGCCCTTCCGCCACGGTCCGATCGCGGCTTACGATGAGCACCGTCCCGGTCAGGTCGGCCAGGAGCCGGGCGGCCCGCGCCACCAGGGTTTCCCCTCCCAGGGTGGCCACGGCCTTGCTGAACCCCATGCGGGACGAGCTCCCCCCTGCCAGCAGCAGTCCGGTAACTGCCGCGGCCGGGGCAGGTCCCCCGGTTCGCTTGCGGCCGGTGCTCACGGCGTGGCAACCTCCGGCCGGCGCAGTCCCAGGGTTTCTTCTACCAGAACCGCCAGCTCCGGGGCGTCTTGCGGTCCCCGCGCCACGCGCAGGGAGCCGGGGCCAGGATCCCGGGAAGGCCCAGGACCCTGTACGTGTACGCTGGGTATCTCCAGGTGGTGGTGGCCTTCCACCAGGATGACGTCGGGCCGGGGGAGTCCCAGGGAATGGTAGAAAGCGGCGAGCGCCTCTGCCAGCCGGGCGGGGTCGAGGTGCTCAGCGCCGTATCCCAGCACAGCCCAGGAGCCGGGCGAGTGGAGCAGCACTGCTTCTGCACCGGCCCGGGCAAGACGCCAGCTATCTTTTCCCGGCCGATCCAGGGAAAA is a window of Bacillota bacterium DNA encoding:
- a CDS encoding molybdenum cofactor guanylyltransferase, with the protein product MSTGRKRTGGPAPAAAVTGLLLAGGSSSRMGFSKAVATLGGETLVARAARLLADLTGTVLIVSRDRTVAEGLPYRVVDSEVPGVGPLAALAAGLRECRTPWALALACDLPLFPAGLAVYMLEVASSEDGWQAVVPRWNGFWEPLAALYAPSCLAAIEEALARGERRLASFYPRVRVRPVEEREIRLYAPPQLAFFNVNSPEDLARLRGLGQFVKEQGQHASGGTVAQALG
- the mobB gene encoding molybdopterin-guanine dinucleotide biosynthesis protein B, with the translated sequence MPGGIPMFGITGASGTGKTTVLEALIRALRERGWRVAALKHSPGGFSLDRPGKDSWRLARAGAEAVLLHSPGSWAVLGYGAEHLDPARLAEALAAFYHSLGLPRPDVILVEGHHHLEIPSVHVQGPGPSRDPGPGSLRVARGPQDAPELAVLVEETLGLRRPEVATP